Sequence from the Sphingomonas koreensis genome:
CGAAGCGGCCGCCGCTATCGCCATAGGTGAACTGCTCCCGCCCGGCGATGCTGCGCTCGAGCTGATAGGTGACAACGTCTTGATCCAGCCGGGCGTCCTCGCCCAATGTCTCCGGTGCGAAACCCCGAACCATCGCCAGTTCGCGTTTCGAACGGGCCAGATCGCGCGCGTCGTCCGCCAGGGTACGACCTGAAAGCTGAGACTTGAGCGCTGCGTTCTTGCCGGTATCGAGCCCGAGCGATGTCGCGCCTTCCGGGCTTTCGGTCAGGCGATCCTCGAAGATCTTGTCGAGCAGGACGCGGAACTTCGCGTCCGCGCTGCCGGCCGCTTTCGCCTGACGTGCGGTGGCGGGAAGCGCGGCAACCAGCGCCGCAGCGCCAGCCGAACCAACGAACGAACGGCGGCGCATCGGCATCTGGCTTATCACTCCATCAAATCAATTGTTGAGCGCGGGCACCTGGCGCACGCACGCCGCCAGCGCAGCGCTTGTCGCGCCGTCCTGCGCACGCAGCCGCGCTTCGGCCGCCGCGCCATCGCGCGCCACTTCGGCCTCGACCGCTTTCGCGTTCTTGCCGGCCGCGCGACCGGCATCGGAGGCGGCCATGCCCCAGAAGATCGTGTGATCGAACAGCGCCGATTCCTGCGGCGTTCCCTTACCGATCTTCGCGGCGGCATTGGTCAACGCCGCGCAGCGCAGCGCCTCGGGATAGGGCGGCACCTTCCCCTGCGCCGAAACGCCGGGGCTAACGCACAGGACCGCAGCGGCGGCGGCGGTCAGGAAAACACGGTCAGGCAGCTTCTTTCTCCTCGGCAAGCGCCCCCTTCACGGCTTCGATCGCGGCCGGGCCGTTATTGCCCTCCGGCCCGCCACCCTGTGCCATGTCCGGGCGCCCGCCGCCGCCCTGCCCGCCCAGCGCGGCAACGCCACGCTTGACGAGTTCTACGGCGCTCAGGCTCCCGGTCAGGTCGTCGGTGACGCCGACCGCAATCGCTGCACGCCCTTCATTTACCGCGACAAAAGCTACCACACCTGAACCGATCCGGCCCTTCGCCTCATCCACCGCACCGCGCAGCGCCTTGGGATCGAGCCCGTCGAGGATCTGTCCGACGAAGTTGACCCCGCCGATCTGCTCCGGCCCGGCGGGCGCCGCGGCACCCGCACCGCCACCCAGCGCAAGCGCCTTCTTGGCCTCGGCCAGTTCCTTCTCCAGCTTGCGGCGTTCCTCGATCAGCGCGACCACGCGCGCCGCCACCTCGTCGGGCGAGGTCTTGAGGCTCGCCGCCACCTCGCGCAGCTTGGCATCGCGATCGGCCAGCCACAGCCGCGCCGCCTCGCCGGTCAGCGCCTCGATCCGGCGGACGCCGCTCGACACCGCGCTTTCGCTGATGATCTTGAACACCGCGATGTCGCCCGTGGCGCGGACATGGGTGCCACCGCACAGCTCGACCGAATAGCGCTTGTCGGTCTGGCGGCCCATCGAGAGCACGCGCACCTCGTCGCCATATTTTTCGCCGAACAGCGCCAGCGCACCCGCCGCAACTGCATCGTCCGGGGTCATCAGCCGGGTGCTGACGGTCTCGTTCGCGCGAATCTCGGCATTCACTTCGGCCTCGATGTCCGCAATCTCCTGTGCGCTCAGCGCCGAGGGGTGCGAGAAGTCGAAGCGCAGGCGATCGGGCGCCACCAGGCTGCCCTTCTGCGTCACATGCCCGCCCAGGCGGTTGCGCAGCGCCGCATGCAGCAGGTGGGTCGCCGAATGGTTGGCGCGGATCGCGTCGCGGCGCGCCACGTCGATCGCCAGCTTCACTGTATCGCCGACCGCAAGCTCGCCACTCTCGATCCTGGCATGATGTGCGTGCAGACGGCCGAGCGGCTTGCTGGTGTCGCTCACGACGGCCTTCACCTTGTCGCCGCTGATGACACCCGCGTCGCCCATTTGGCCGCCGCTCTCGCCATAGAAGGGGGTCTGGTTGGTGAGGATGAACACCTCATCCCCCGGCCCCGCCTTGTCGACTCGCGCACCGTCCTTGACCAGCGCGACTACCTGGCCCTCGCCATCGGTGGCGGTATAGCCGGTGAACTCGGTTCCGCCGAGTTCCTCGGCGATGTCGAACCAGACGTCGTCCGAAGCCTTGGCGCCCGAGCCCTTCCAGGCAGCGCGCGCGGCATCCTTCTGGCGCTTCATCGCGGCGTCGAAGCCCTCGCGATCCACCGCCATGCCCTGCGGGCGCAGCGCGTCCTCGGTCAGGTCGTAGGGGAAGCCATAGGTGTCGTAGAGTTTGAACGCGGTTTCACCGGACAGCGTATCGCCCTCGCCCATGCCCGAGGTTGCCTCGTCGAGCAGCTTGAGGCCGTTCGCCAGCGTCTGGCGGAAGCGGGTCTCCTCCTGCAGCAACGTTGCCTCGATCAGCGGCTGCGCGCGCACCAGTTCGGGATAGGCTCCGCCCATCTCGGCCACCAGCGACGGCACCATGCGGTACATCAGCGG
This genomic interval carries:
- the alaS gene encoding alanine--tRNA ligase, whose amino-acid sequence is MTSTNDIRRSFLDYFEGQGHARVPSAPLVPHNDPTLMFVNAGMVPFKNVFTGLETRPYSTAASSQKCVRAGGKHNDLDNVGYTARHHTFFEMLGNFSFGDYFKEQAITHAWTLLTKEWGLSPDKLTATVYHTDDQAFDLWKKIAGLPEERIIRIATKDNFWAMGSDGPCGPCSEIFYDHGDHIWGGPPGSPEEDGDRFVEIWNLVFMQYLQENDEIVSELPKPSIDTGMGLERVAAVLQGVHDNYDIDVFKALIAESGALTGASTKGEHQASHRVIADHLRSAGFLVADGVLPANEGRGYVLRRIMRRAMRHAHILGAKEPLMYRMVPSLVAEMGGAYPELVRAQPLIEATLLQEETRFRQTLANGLKLLDEATSGMGEGDTLSGETAFKLYDTYGFPYDLTEDALRPQGMAVDREGFDAAMKRQKDAARAAWKGSGAKASDDVWFDIAEELGGTEFTGYTATDGEGQVVALVKDGARVDKAGPGDEVFILTNQTPFYGESGGQMGDAGVISGDKVKAVVSDTSKPLGRLHAHHARIESGELAVGDTVKLAIDVARRDAIRANHSATHLLHAALRNRLGGHVTQKGSLVAPDRLRFDFSHPSALSAQEIADIEAEVNAEIRANETVSTRLMTPDDAVAAGALALFGEKYGDEVRVLSMGRQTDKRYSVELCGGTHVRATGDIAVFKIISESAVSSGVRRIEALTGEAARLWLADRDAKLREVAASLKTSPDEVAARVVALIEERRKLEKELAEAKKALALGGGAGAAAPAGPEQIGGVNFVGQILDGLDPKALRGAVDEAKGRIGSGVVAFVAVNEGRAAIAVGVTDDLTGSLSAVELVKRGVAALGGQGGGGRPDMAQGGGPEGNNGPAAIEAVKGALAEEKEAA